One genomic region from Stutzerimonas decontaminans encodes:
- a CDS encoding homogentisate 1,2-dioxygenase, translating to MSRKWISFPIREGETSRQAHCDFPQGTYEREMGREGFFGPASHLHHKHPPTGWIDWEGPLRPHAFNFNQIPSEGDCPLQAPLALHNADVKLRLWKTNGAMRHLVRNGDGDELLFIHEGAGHFYCDFGHLEFRDGDYLMIPRGTAWRIEATQPVFMLLIENTDGAYQLPDKGLVGPHAIFDAAVLDHPRLDDAFRAQQDENPWQIRIKRRDQITTVTYPYNPLDVVGWHGDNTVVRLNWRDIRPLMSHRYHLPPSAHTTFVANGFVVCTFTPRPVESDPGALKVPFFHNNDDYDEVLFYHRGNFFSRDNIEQGMVTFHPCGFPHGPHPKALKKAHDDPATFADEVAVMIDTRRALEVGEAAAAVDVPEYVNSWRAPGKES from the coding sequence ATGAGCCGCAAATGGATCAGTTTCCCCATCCGCGAGGGTGAGACTTCGCGTCAGGCGCACTGCGATTTTCCGCAGGGCACCTACGAGCGCGAAATGGGCCGCGAAGGCTTCTTCGGCCCGGCTTCGCACCTGCATCACAAGCATCCGCCGACCGGCTGGATCGACTGGGAAGGCCCGCTGCGTCCGCACGCCTTCAACTTCAATCAGATCCCCAGCGAAGGCGACTGCCCGCTGCAGGCGCCGCTGGCGCTGCACAACGCTGACGTCAAGCTGCGCCTGTGGAAGACCAACGGCGCCATGCGTCATCTGGTGCGCAATGGTGACGGTGACGAACTGCTGTTCATCCACGAAGGCGCCGGGCATTTCTACTGCGACTTCGGTCACCTGGAATTCCGCGACGGCGACTACCTGATGATCCCGCGCGGCACCGCCTGGCGCATTGAGGCGACGCAGCCGGTGTTCATGCTGTTGATCGAGAACACCGACGGCGCCTACCAGCTGCCGGACAAGGGACTGGTGGGCCCGCATGCCATCTTCGACGCCGCGGTGCTCGACCATCCGCGCCTGGATGATGCCTTTCGCGCGCAGCAGGACGAGAACCCCTGGCAGATCCGCATCAAGCGGCGCGACCAGATCACCACCGTGACCTACCCGTACAACCCGCTGGACGTGGTCGGCTGGCACGGCGACAACACCGTGGTACGGCTCAACTGGCGCGACATCCGCCCGCTGATGAGCCATCGCTACCACCTGCCGCCGTCAGCGCACACCACCTTCGTCGCCAACGGTTTCGTGGTCTGCACCTTCACCCCGCGGCCGGTGGAATCCGATCCGGGTGCGCTGAAGGTGCCGTTCTTCCACAACAACGATGACTACGACGAAGTGCTGTTCTACCACCGCGGCAACTTCTTTAGTCGCGACAACATCGAGCAGGGCATGGTGACCTTCCACCCTTGCGGCTTCCCCCACGGGCCGCATCCGAAGGCGCTGAAGAAGGCGCACGACGACCCGGCGACATTTGCCGACGAGGTGGCGGTGATGATCGACACCCGCCGCGCGCTGGAAGTCGGCGAGGCCGCCGCAGCCGTCGATGTTCCCGAATACGTCAACTCCTGGCGTGCGCCGGGCAAGGAATCCTGA
- a CDS encoding fumarylacetoacetate hydrolase family protein gives MKLATLNQGRDGVLVVVSRDLAQAVKVPQIAATLQAALDDWNYCKPKLEAVYQRLNDGLEEGAFAFDQAACHSPLPRAYHWADGSAYVNHVELVRKARGAEMPESFWHDPLMYQGGADAFIPPHSPISLADEAWGIDLEGELAVITDDVPMGATPAEAASHIQLLMLVNDVSLRNLIPGELAKGFGFYQSKPSSSFSPVAVTPDELGETWRDGKVHRPLVSHINGELFGQPDAGTDMTFNFPTLVAHAARTRPLGAGTIIGSGTVSNYDRSAGSSCLAEKRMLEVIEYGEAKTPFLKFGDRVRIEMFDAAGQSIFGAIDQQVERYEH, from the coding sequence ATGAAACTCGCAACCCTCAACCAGGGCCGCGACGGCGTGCTCGTCGTCGTCTCCCGTGATCTCGCCCAGGCGGTGAAAGTGCCGCAGATCGCCGCCACGCTGCAGGCCGCGCTGGATGACTGGAACTATTGCAAGCCGAAGCTGGAGGCGGTCTACCAGCGTCTCAACGACGGGCTGGAGGAGGGCGCTTTCGCCTTCGACCAGGCCGCCTGCCACAGCCCGCTGCCGCGCGCCTATCACTGGGCCGACGGCAGTGCCTACGTCAACCACGTCGAGCTGGTGCGCAAGGCGCGTGGTGCGGAGATGCCGGAATCCTTCTGGCACGACCCGCTGATGTACCAAGGCGGCGCCGATGCTTTTATCCCGCCGCACAGCCCGATCAGCCTGGCCGACGAGGCCTGGGGCATCGACCTGGAAGGCGAGCTGGCGGTGATCACCGACGACGTGCCCATGGGTGCGACGCCGGCCGAGGCGGCGTCGCACATCCAGCTGCTGATGCTGGTCAACGACGTGTCGCTGCGCAACCTGATCCCCGGCGAGCTGGCCAAGGGCTTCGGCTTCTACCAGAGCAAGCCGTCGTCGAGCTTCTCGCCGGTGGCGGTGACGCCGGACGAGTTAGGCGAAACCTGGCGCGACGGCAAGGTGCATCGGCCGCTGGTCTCGCACATCAACGGCGAGCTGTTCGGCCAGCCGGATGCCGGCACCGACATGACCTTCAACTTCCCGACCCTGGTCGCCCACGCCGCGCGCACCCGTCCGCTGGGCGCCGGCACCATCATCGGTTCGGGTACGGTGTCGAACTACGACCGCAGCGCCGGCTCGTCCTGCCTGGCCGAGAAGCGCATGCTCGAGGTCATCGAGTATGGCGAGGCGAAGACGCCGTTCCTCAAGTTCGGCGACCGGGTGCGCATCGAGATGTTCGACGCCGCCGGGCAGAGCATCTTCGGCGCCATCGATCAGCAGGTCGAGCGCTATGAGCACTGA
- the maiA gene encoding maleylacetoacetate isomerase, which yields MSTELTLYGYWRSSAAYRVRIALNLKGLVYRQVPVHLVKDGGQQRAADYRALNPQQLVPLLVDEGNGGARISQSLAILEYLDEVFPVPALLPADPVERAQVRSLAMHIACEIHPLNNLRVLQYLSAELGVDDEAKNAWYRHWVSQGLAAVEQGLETFGDKLSLNDRPGYLEACLVPQVYNARRFACDLAAYPRILEIVARCETLPAFQQAAPEVQPDAQ from the coding sequence ATGAGCACTGAGCTGACGCTCTACGGCTACTGGCGCTCCAGCGCTGCGTACCGGGTGCGCATCGCGCTGAACCTCAAGGGGTTGGTCTACCGCCAGGTGCCGGTGCATCTGGTCAAGGATGGCGGCCAGCAGCGTGCGGCCGATTACCGCGCCCTCAACCCGCAGCAGCTGGTGCCGCTGCTGGTGGACGAAGGCAATGGCGGCGCGCGCATCAGCCAGTCGCTGGCGATCCTGGAGTACCTCGACGAGGTGTTTCCAGTACCGGCGCTGCTGCCGGCCGATCCGGTCGAGCGCGCCCAGGTGCGCTCGCTGGCCATGCACATCGCCTGCGAGATCCATCCGCTGAACAACCTGCGCGTGCTGCAGTACCTCAGCGCCGAACTGGGCGTCGATGACGAGGCGAAGAATGCCTGGTATCGGCATTGGGTCAGCCAGGGGCTGGCGGCGGTGGAGCAGGGCCTGGAAACCTTTGGTGACAAGCTTTCCCTGAACGATCGGCCAGGTTATCTGGAGGCATGCCTGGTGCCGCAGGTATACAATGCGCGCCGTTTTGCCTGTGACCTCGCGGCGTATCCACGCATTCTCGAGATCGTTGCCCGCTGCGAGACGCTTCCGGCCTTCCAGCAGGCCGCGCCGGAGGTGCAGCCCGACGCTCAATGA
- a CDS encoding sodium-dependent transporter produces the protein MTREKPKNLWLSRWGFILAATGSAVGLGNIWKFPYITGEFGGGAFVLMYLLCILAIGVPVMMCEIAIGRRGRGSPIDAIGRVVRENNGNPLWKAVGGMAMTAGFLILCFYVVVAGWAFAYTVKMLDGSLAATSVEALGGVFEAHNSNPWQLGGWSLLVALLTLWIVAKGVQKGIENAVRWMMPGLAVLLLILVGYAVTSGGFDQGFAFLFSFDTSKITGEALLAALGHAFFTLSLASGAILTYGSYIPDDQSIARTTFMVAIADTCVALLAGLAIFPIIFANGMDPTAGPGLIFMSLPLAFQQMPFGTAFGVLFFAMVSIAALTSAISMIEATVAYLNEKHGISRLKAAMGSGAVLLVISMLAMLSFNLMSGWTPMGKNFFDWLDYLTSRWMMPLGGIFTVLLAGYALRSEIMRDELNLPPLGYALWLFMVRYVCPVLILMVFLHALGWLGFDPLQRWYWIAGAIGALTLVGELLRPRVMPALAGR, from the coding sequence ATGACTCGTGAAAAACCGAAGAACCTCTGGCTGTCGCGCTGGGGCTTCATCCTCGCGGCAACCGGCTCCGCCGTGGGCCTGGGCAACATCTGGAAATTCCCCTACATCACCGGCGAGTTCGGCGGTGGTGCCTTCGTATTGATGTACCTGCTGTGCATCCTCGCCATCGGCGTACCGGTAATGATGTGCGAGATCGCCATCGGTCGCCGCGGCCGTGGCAGCCCGATCGACGCCATCGGCCGGGTGGTCCGCGAGAACAACGGCAACCCGCTGTGGAAGGCGGTTGGCGGCATGGCCATGACGGCCGGCTTCCTGATCCTCTGCTTCTATGTCGTGGTCGCCGGCTGGGCCTTCGCCTACACGGTGAAGATGCTCGACGGCTCCCTGGCCGCGACCAGTGTCGAGGCATTGGGCGGCGTATTCGAGGCGCACAACTCCAACCCCTGGCAGCTCGGCGGCTGGAGCCTGTTGGTGGCACTGCTGACCCTGTGGATCGTCGCCAAGGGCGTGCAGAAGGGCATCGAAAACGCGGTGCGCTGGATGATGCCGGGCCTGGCCGTGCTGCTGCTGATCCTGGTGGGCTACGCGGTGACCAGTGGCGGCTTCGATCAGGGCTTCGCCTTCCTGTTCAGCTTCGACACCTCGAAGATCACCGGCGAGGCGCTGCTGGCCGCGCTCGGTCACGCCTTCTTTACCCTCAGTCTGGCGTCCGGGGCGATCCTTACCTACGGCTCGTATATTCCGGATGACCAATCCATCGCCCGCACCACCTTCATGGTCGCCATCGCCGACACGTGCGTGGCGCTGCTGGCGGGCCTGGCGATCTTCCCGATCATCTTCGCCAATGGCATGGACCCGACCGCCGGCCCCGGCCTGATCTTCATGAGCCTGCCGCTGGCCTTCCAGCAGATGCCGTTCGGCACTGCGTTCGGCGTGCTGTTCTTCGCCATGGTATCGATTGCAGCGCTGACCTCGGCGATCTCGATGATCGAAGCCACCGTTGCCTATCTCAATGAGAAGCACGGCATCTCGCGCCTGAAGGCGGCGATGGGCTCGGGTGCGGTACTGCTGGTGATCAGCATGCTGGCGATGCTCTCGTTCAACCTCATGTCCGGCTGGACGCCGATGGGCAAGAACTTCTTCGACTGGCTGGATTACCTGACCTCGCGCTGGATGATGCCGCTGGGCGGGATCTTCACTGTGCTGCTGGCCGGTTACGCACTGCGCAGCGAGATCATGCGCGACGAGCTCAATCTGCCGCCGCTGGGCTACGCGCTATGGCTGTTCATGGTCCGCTACGTCTGCCCGGTGCTGATCCTGATGGTGTTCCTGCACGCCCTCGGCTGGCTGGGCTTCGACCCGCTGCAGCGCTGGTACTGGATCGCCGGCGCGATCGGTGCACTCACCCTGGTCGGCGAGCTGCTGCGCCCGCGAGTGATGCCGGCGCTGGCCGGGCGCTGA
- a CDS encoding methyl-accepting chemotaxis protein yields MPLNLKFSQKILLAASLVVITTFALFTLYNDYLQRNAIRANLESYLDEMGEVTAHNIQNWLSGRILLVESAAQTIGSDGSTERAGDLFEQRALASTFMFTYLGGADGSYILRPYEEMPADYDARTRPWYKDALSANGTTLTEPYVDATLDELVVTVATPAKNGGRTLGVVGGDLGLKTLVEMLNALDFDGLGYAFLISADGKVLVHPDSKRVMQSLRDIYPQNTPSLDSRYVEVQLNGAPRILSFSPVKGLPSVQWYVGISLDRDKAYAALASFRTTALIATIAAVTFILLLLGMLMRVLMRPLTDMGRAMANIAEGEGDLTRRLAVQSKDEFGELASAFNRFVERIHTSIREVSSATQQVNEVAARVLAASNSSMANSDEQASRTNSVAAAINELGAAAQEIARNAADASQQASGARHQAEDGRQVVEQNIAAMRELSAKISASCAQIEALNAKTVDIGQILEVIKGISEQTNLLALNAAIEAARAGEAGRGFAVVADEVRNLAHRTQSSAQEIQQMIEQLQVGAGASVQTMTESQRQSESSVSIADRAGERLGEVTQRIGEIDGMNQSVATATEEQTAVIESLNMDITEINTLNQQGVENLQSTLRACGDLDQQARRLKQLVDSFRI; encoded by the coding sequence ATGCCCTTAAATCTCAAGTTCAGCCAGAAGATTCTGTTGGCTGCTTCTCTGGTGGTTATCACTACCTTCGCACTCTTCACGCTGTACAACGATTATCTGCAGCGCAACGCCATCCGCGCGAATCTGGAAAGCTATCTCGACGAGATGGGTGAGGTGACGGCGCATAACATCCAGAACTGGCTGTCTGGGCGCATCCTTCTGGTGGAAAGCGCGGCGCAGACCATCGGCAGTGACGGTAGTACGGAACGTGCAGGCGATCTGTTCGAGCAGCGCGCGCTGGCCTCAACCTTCATGTTTACCTATCTCGGCGGGGCGGATGGCAGCTACATCCTGCGTCCCTACGAGGAAATGCCGGCTGACTACGATGCGCGTACGCGCCCCTGGTACAAGGACGCCTTGTCCGCAAATGGCACGACGCTGACCGAGCCCTATGTAGATGCCACGCTGGACGAACTGGTGGTAACAGTAGCCACGCCAGCAAAGAACGGTGGGCGTACGCTGGGCGTGGTCGGCGGGGATCTTGGACTGAAGACGCTGGTGGAGATGCTTAACGCACTGGACTTCGACGGCCTGGGTTATGCCTTTCTGATCAGTGCCGATGGCAAGGTACTGGTCCATCCAGACAGCAAGCGGGTGATGCAGTCGCTGCGTGACATCTATCCACAAAACACTCCGTCGCTCGACAGCCGCTATGTCGAGGTGCAGCTCAATGGGGCGCCGCGCATCCTCAGTTTCAGCCCGGTCAAGGGCCTACCTTCGGTGCAGTGGTATGTCGGCATATCGCTGGATCGCGACAAGGCCTATGCCGCGCTGGCCAGTTTTCGTACCACTGCACTGATCGCTACCATTGCCGCCGTAACGTTCATCTTGCTGTTGCTCGGCATGCTGATGCGCGTGCTGATGCGTCCGTTGACTGACATGGGCCGCGCCATGGCCAACATCGCCGAAGGTGAGGGCGATCTGACCCGGCGGCTGGCGGTGCAGTCGAAGGACGAATTCGGCGAACTGGCCTCGGCGTTCAACCGCTTCGTCGAGCGTATTCATACCTCCATCCGCGAAGTGTCCTCCGCGACGCAGCAGGTCAATGAGGTTGCCGCCCGGGTGTTGGCAGCGTCCAACTCCTCGATGGCCAACTCCGATGAGCAGGCCAGCCGCACCAACAGCGTGGCGGCAGCGATCAACGAACTCGGCGCCGCCGCGCAGGAGATCGCGCGCAACGCGGCCGATGCCTCGCAGCAGGCCAGCGGTGCGCGGCATCAGGCCGAGGACGGTCGCCAGGTGGTGGAGCAGAACATTGCCGCGATGCGCGAGCTGTCGGCGAAGATCAGTGCGTCCTGTGCGCAGATCGAAGCGCTCAACGCCAAGACCGTCGACATTGGCCAGATTCTCGAGGTGATCAAGGGCATTTCCGAGCAGACCAACCTGCTCGCGCTGAATGCCGCCATCGAGGCGGCACGGGCCGGTGAGGCGGGACGCGGTTTCGCCGTGGTCGCCGACGAGGTGCGCAACTTGGCGCACCGCACCCAGAGTTCGGCGCAGGAAATCCAGCAGATGATCGAACAGCTGCAGGTCGGCGCCGGCGCCTCGGTGCAGACCATGACCGAAAGCCAGCGCCAGAGCGAGTCGAGCGTCTCAATCGCCGACCGCGCCGGCGAGCGCCTCGGCGAGGTCACTCAGCGCATCGGCGAGATCGACGGCATGAACCAGTCGGTGGCCACCGCCACCGAGGAACAAACCGCGGTGATCGAGTCGCTGAACATGGACATCACCGAGATCAACACGCTGAACCAGCAGGGCGTGGAGAACCTGCAGTCGACCTTGCGCGCCTGCGGCGACCTGGACCAGCAGGCGCGCCGGCTCAAGCAGCTGGTGGACAGCTTCCGTATCTGA
- a CDS encoding type 1 glutamine amidotransferase domain-containing protein → MKILIVLTSHDQLGDTGKQTGFWLEEFAAPYYVFLDAGAQVVLASPKGGEPPLDPKSDEPDAQTEATERFNGDGEAQTLLANTYRLDQVSAEDFDAVFYPGGHGPLWDLVDNPSSIALIESFVKADKPVAAVCHAPAALTEVRGKDGEYLVKGKRVTGFTNGEEAGVELTEVVPFLLEDRLRERGGQYSKGEDWKPYVQVDGLLVTGQNPASSEAAAQELLKLLRG, encoded by the coding sequence ATGAAAATTCTCATCGTGCTCACGTCCCACGACCAGCTGGGTGACACCGGCAAACAGACCGGCTTCTGGCTGGAGGAATTCGCCGCGCCGTATTACGTCTTCCTGGATGCCGGCGCGCAGGTGGTGCTGGCCTCGCCCAAGGGTGGCGAGCCGCCGCTCGACCCGAAAAGCGACGAGCCTGACGCCCAGACCGAAGCGACCGAGCGCTTCAACGGCGATGGCGAGGCGCAGACGTTGCTGGCCAACACCTATCGTCTGGATCAGGTTTCCGCCGAGGACTTCGATGCGGTGTTCTACCCGGGCGGCCACGGCCCGTTGTGGGATCTGGTGGATAACCCGTCCTCCATCGCGCTGATCGAATCCTTCGTCAAGGCCGACAAGCCGGTGGCCGCGGTCTGCCATGCACCGGCGGCGCTGACCGAGGTGCGCGGCAAGGATGGCGAGTATCTGGTCAAGGGCAAGCGGGTCACCGGCTTCACCAATGGCGAGGAAGCCGGTGTGGAGCTGACCGAAGTGGTGCCGTTTCTGCTGGAAGACCGCCTGCGTGAACGCGGTGGCCAGTACAGTAAGGGCGAGGACTGGAAGCCCTATGTGCAGGTCGACGGTTTGCTGGTGACCGGGCAGAACCCAGCCTCATCGGAAGCGGCGGCGCAGGAACTGCTCAAGCTGCTGCGCGGTTGA
- the rimA gene encoding S6 modification regulatory phosphodiesterase RimA, whose amino-acid sequence MSSSNTSNNPAPAGSPCHGAAEHGACPSCASGERLGFGFSYAFQPIVDLRSRQIFAHEALVRGLGGEPASSVLSQVNEDNRFRFDQAGRVKAIKTASRLGMQSRLSINFMPNAIYRPELCIRSTLETARAHDFPIERIIFETVEGERISDGRWLTEVFREYQRIGFLTAIDDFGAGFAGLNLLADFQPDIIKLDMDLIRGIDQSRTRQAIVRATVAMCEELGIQVIGEGVETADECSALFDLGIHLMQGYLFGRPLFEACGQAEQLAWPQ is encoded by the coding sequence ATGAGTTCGAGCAACACCAGCAACAACCCTGCTCCAGCCGGATCTCCGTGCCACGGCGCCGCCGAGCATGGAGCCTGCCCCAGTTGCGCCAGTGGCGAACGCCTGGGCTTCGGCTTCAGCTACGCCTTCCAGCCGATCGTCGACCTGCGCAGCCGGCAGATATTCGCCCATGAGGCACTGGTACGCGGTCTCGGCGGCGAGCCGGCGTCCAGCGTGCTGTCACAGGTCAACGAAGACAATCGGTTCCGCTTCGACCAGGCCGGTCGGGTCAAGGCGATCAAGACCGCTTCCAGGCTGGGCATGCAGAGCAGACTGTCGATCAATTTCATGCCCAACGCGATCTACCGCCCAGAGCTGTGCATCCGCTCCACACTGGAAACCGCCCGCGCCCATGACTTTCCCATCGAGCGGATCATCTTCGAGACCGTCGAAGGCGAGCGCATCAGCGATGGAAGATGGCTGACCGAAGTGTTCCGCGAATACCAGCGCATTGGCTTTCTCACCGCCATCGACGACTTCGGTGCGGGCTTCGCCGGGCTCAACCTGCTGGCCGACTTCCAGCCGGACATCATCAAGCTGGACATGGACCTGATCCGCGGCATCGACCAGAGCCGCACACGCCAGGCCATCGTCAGGGCGACGGTGGCGATGTGCGAAGAACTGGGCATTCAGGTGATCGGCGAGGGTGTCGAAACCGCAGACGAATGCAGCGCCCTGTTCGATCTGGGCATCCATCTGATGCAGGGTTATCTGTTCGGCAGGCCGTTGTTCGAAGCCTGCGGTCAGGCGGAACAGCTCGCCTGGCCGCAGTGA
- a CDS encoding cation:proton antiporter — MEALLAHGPFAEFALLLIISAVVGAIAVSLRQPLLISYIVVGILLGPAVFGPVNATDQIHLLAEVGVAVLLFVVGLKLDLAHIRNIGPVALATGLGQLTFTIVFGFALTLLMGKSAMEAIYIAVALTFSSTIIIVKLLSDKHELDSLHGRIAVGFLIVQDLAVVLAMMTMSALRGAGDAGWAEVSGSLLLRLGGAAVLLYLLMRYVLPNLVSRMARSQELLLIFAIAWGTGLAALGEYSGFSKEAGAFVAGFSLASTSYREAMNARLTGIRDFMLLFFFIDLGGKLDFSTLGNEILPAIVLALFVLIGNPLIVMAIMGYMGYRKRTGFLAGLTVAQISEFSIVFVAMGITLGHVGPEALGLTTLVGLVTIMLSTYMILFSQPLYERLAPWLGVFERKRPYRELEVEAQGKPQGHPRIIIFGLGRYGSRLLQQLAAARMPVLGVDFDPEAVRTLRRSRLPVRFGDGEDPSFLESLPLQHAEWVVTSFPQWEANRAFLHALKHAGFQGKIAGVVRDDQHGKALNAAGVARVLNPFTDAADFAARSLIEELGQKPNH; from the coding sequence ATGGAAGCGCTGCTCGCCCACGGCCCCTTTGCCGAATTCGCCCTGTTGCTGATCATCTCGGCGGTGGTCGGCGCGATTGCCGTGAGCTTGCGTCAGCCTTTGCTGATCTCCTACATCGTGGTCGGCATCCTGCTGGGCCCGGCGGTGTTCGGCCCGGTCAACGCCACGGATCAGATCCATCTACTGGCCGAAGTCGGCGTTGCCGTGCTGCTGTTCGTCGTCGGCCTCAAGCTCGACCTCGCGCATATCCGCAACATCGGCCCGGTGGCGCTGGCCACCGGGCTCGGGCAGCTGACGTTCACCATTGTGTTCGGCTTCGCGCTGACCCTGCTGATGGGCAAGAGCGCCATGGAGGCGATCTACATCGCAGTGGCGCTGACCTTCTCCAGCACCATCATCATCGTCAAGCTGCTCTCGGATAAACACGAGCTGGACTCGCTGCACGGGCGCATTGCGGTCGGCTTCCTGATCGTTCAGGACCTGGCCGTGGTGCTGGCGATGATGACCATGAGCGCCCTGCGCGGCGCCGGCGATGCCGGCTGGGCCGAGGTGTCCGGCTCGCTGCTGCTGCGCCTGGGCGGTGCGGCCGTGCTGCTCTACCTGCTGATGCGCTACGTGCTGCCGAATCTGGTCAGCCGCATGGCGCGTTCGCAGGAGCTGCTACTGATCTTCGCCATTGCCTGGGGCACCGGGCTGGCCGCGCTGGGCGAGTACAGCGGCTTCAGCAAGGAGGCCGGGGCCTTCGTCGCCGGCTTCTCGCTGGCCTCCACGTCCTACCGTGAAGCGATGAATGCGCGACTGACCGGCATCCGCGATTTCATGCTGCTGTTCTTCTTCATCGACCTGGGCGGAAAACTGGATTTCTCCACCCTCGGCAACGAGATCCTGCCGGCGATAGTGCTGGCGCTATTCGTACTGATCGGCAACCCGCTGATCGTCATGGCGATCATGGGCTACATGGGTTATCGCAAGCGCACCGGCTTTCTCGCCGGGCTGACCGTGGCGCAGATCAGCGAGTTCTCCATCGTCTTCGTCGCCATGGGCATCACCCTTGGCCATGTCGGGCCGGAGGCGCTGGGGCTGACCACTCTGGTCGGGCTGGTCACCATCATGCTCTCGACCTACATGATCCTGTTCTCGCAACCGCTCTACGAACGGCTGGCGCCCTGGCTCGGCGTGTTCGAACGCAAGCGCCCCTATCGCGAACTGGAAGTGGAGGCGCAGGGCAAACCGCAGGGCCATCCGCGCATCATCATCTTCGGTCTGGGCCGTTATGGCTCGCGCCTGCTGCAGCAGCTGGCGGCGGCGCGGATGCCGGTGCTCGGTGTGGACTTCGACCCGGAAGCCGTGCGCACCCTGCGTCGCAGCAGGCTGCCGGTGCGTTTCGGCGATGGCGAGGACCCGAGCTTTCTCGAGTCGCTACCGCTGCAGCATGCCGAATGGGTGGTCACCAGCTTTCCGCAGTGGGAGGCCAATCGTGCCTTTCTGCATGCACTCAAGCATGCCGGCTTCCAGGGCAAGATCGCCGGTGTGGTACGTGATGACCAGCATGGCAAGGCACTGAATGCGGCAGGCGTCGCCCGTGTGCTAAACCCCTTCACCGATGCGGCGGACTTCGCCGCGCGCAGCCTGATCGAGGAGCTGGGGCAGAAGCCAAACCACTGA
- a CDS encoding DEAD/DEAH box helicase, with protein sequence MTFASLGLIDPLLRTLETLDYRKPTPVQAEAIPAVLKGRDLMAAAQTGTGKTAGFALPLLQRLTMHGAKVASNSVRALVLVPTRELAEQVHESFRVYGQNLPLRTYAVYGGVSINPQMMALRKGIDVLVATPGRLLDLYRQNAVGFNQLQALVLDEADRMLDLGFADELDQLFSALPKKRQTLLFSATFSEPIRQMARELLRDPLSVEVSPRNAAAKTVKQWLVPVDKKRKSELFLHLLADKRWGQVLVFVKTRKGVDQLVDELQAAGISSDAIHGDKPQASRLRALERFKAGEVQVLVATDVAARGLDIHDLPQVVNFDLPIVAEDYVHRIGRTGRAGATGEAVSLVSADEVDQLAAIETLINQVLPRHDELGFVPDHRVPTTTLGGQIIKKPKKPKKPKDAGGKGKIHLGNWFDESEKPNAKPIRKVPSLGGGKPAKKR encoded by the coding sequence ATGACTTTCGCCTCCCTGGGCCTGATCGATCCGCTGCTGCGGACCCTGGAAACCCTCGACTATCGCAAGCCGACGCCGGTTCAGGCCGAAGCCATACCTGCCGTGCTCAAGGGCCGCGACCTGATGGCGGCGGCGCAGACCGGCACCGGCAAGACCGCCGGTTTCGCCCTGCCATTGCTGCAGCGCCTGACCATGCACGGCGCCAAGGTGGCAAGCAATTCGGTGCGCGCGCTGGTACTGGTGCCGACCCGCGAGCTGGCCGAGCAGGTCCACGAGAGCTTTCGCGTGTACGGGCAGAATCTGCCGCTGCGCACCTACGCGGTGTACGGCGGGGTCAGCATCAATCCGCAGATGATGGCGCTGCGCAAGGGCATCGACGTGCTGGTGGCGACGCCCGGTCGCCTGCTCGATCTGTACCGGCAGAATGCGGTGGGCTTCAATCAGCTGCAGGCGCTGGTGCTCGACGAGGCCGATCGCATGCTCGATCTGGGCTTTGCCGATGAGCTGGACCAGCTGTTCTCAGCCCTGCCGAAGAAGCGCCAGACCCTGCTGTTCTCCGCGACCTTTTCCGAGCCGATCCGGCAGATGGCCCGCGAGCTGCTGCGCGATCCGCTGTCAGTCGAGGTCAGCCCGCGCAATGCCGCGGCGAAGACGGTCAAGCAATGGCTGGTGCCGGTGGACAAGAAGCGCAAGAGCGAACTGTTCCTGCACCTGCTGGCAGATAAGCGCTGGGGCCAGGTGCTGGTGTTCGTCAAGACGCGCAAGGGCGTCGATCAGCTGGTCGACGAGCTGCAGGCTGCGGGCATTTCCAGCGATGCGATCCACGGCGACAAGCCACAGGCCTCTCGACTGCGGGCGCTGGAGCGCTTCAAGGCGGGCGAAGTGCAGGTGCTGGTGGCGACCGATGTCGCCGCGCGCGGGCTGGACATCCATGATCTGCCGCAGGTGGTCAACTTCGACCTGCCGATCGTCGCCGAGGATTACGTGCACCGCATCGGCCGTACCGGTCGCGCCGGCGCCACGGGCGAAGCGGTTTCCCTGGTCAGTGCCGATGAAGTCGATCAGCTCGCCGCCATCGAAACCCTGATCAACCAGGTGCTGCCGCGCCACGACGAGCTGGGCTTCGTGCCGGACCATCGTGTGCCGACCACCACACTGGGCGGGCAGATCATCAAGAAGCCGAAGAAACCGAAAAAGCCCAAGGATGCCGGCGGCAAGGGCAAGATCCATCTCGGCAACTGGTTCGACGAGAGCGAAAAGCCCAACGCCAAACCCATTCGCAAGGTGCCGAGCCTGGGTGGTGGCAAGCCTGCGAAGAAGCGCTGA